A section of the Microbacterium sp. MM2322 genome encodes:
- a CDS encoding cysteine desulfurase family protein: protein MAVYLDHAASTPLRPEARDAWLAAAELTGNASSVHGAGQAARRVVEDARERVGAVLGCDPIEVVFTSGGTESVNLGIKGPWWARDPARSAIVLPDGEHHATLDTVEWLVAAQSAEVRGVPLGSDGAIDAEGFAAALPGAALATALAANNEVGTVSDVAALSAAAADAEVPLHLDAVGAIGHAALHFAALRGPGNAPGGLVALSVSGHKVGAPVGTGALVVSRYARMGAVLHGGGQQRGLRSGTPDVAGAAALAVALELTAAERDAEADRLRVLADRLTSGIHRIVPQASLLGSPHRRLPGHVHVLFPDALGETLLFLLDHSGVQVSTGSACQAGIAEPSHVVLALGYGDREARSVLRITLGRSSTTDDVDAFLAALPEAHRRAAASSARAAARS, encoded by the coding sequence ATGGCGGTCTATCTGGACCATGCGGCATCCACCCCGCTCCGGCCCGAAGCGCGGGACGCATGGCTCGCCGCGGCCGAGCTGACGGGCAATGCCTCTTCTGTGCACGGCGCGGGGCAGGCCGCGCGCCGCGTCGTGGAGGACGCTCGCGAACGCGTCGGGGCCGTGCTCGGCTGCGACCCCATCGAGGTCGTGTTCACGTCGGGCGGGACCGAGTCGGTCAATCTCGGGATCAAGGGACCATGGTGGGCGCGGGACCCCGCCCGCTCGGCGATCGTGCTGCCGGACGGCGAGCATCACGCGACCCTCGACACGGTCGAGTGGCTCGTCGCTGCGCAGAGCGCAGAGGTGCGCGGTGTGCCGCTCGGTTCCGACGGTGCGATCGACGCGGAGGGGTTCGCGGCGGCGCTGCCCGGTGCGGCGCTCGCGACGGCGCTTGCGGCCAACAACGAGGTCGGGACGGTGTCCGACGTCGCAGCCCTCTCGGCTGCTGCGGCGGATGCGGAGGTTCCCCTTCATCTCGATGCGGTCGGCGCGATCGGTCATGCGGCGCTGCATTTTGCGGCTCTCCGCGGCCCGGGGAACGCCCCTGGCGGCCTGGTCGCCCTCAGTGTGTCCGGGCACAAGGTGGGCGCGCCCGTCGGCACCGGAGCGCTCGTCGTCTCCCGATACGCCCGGATGGGCGCTGTGCTCCACGGTGGCGGCCAGCAGCGGGGGCTCCGCTCGGGAACACCCGACGTCGCCGGTGCGGCAGCCCTGGCCGTCGCGCTCGAGCTGACCGCGGCGGAACGCGACGCCGAGGCGGACCGGCTTCGGGTTCTGGCCGATCGCCTCACCAGCGGCATCCATCGGATCGTGCCCCAGGCGTCACTGCTGGGCTCGCCTCATCGTCGCCTGCCCGGACACGTGCACGTCCTGTTCCCGGACGCGCTGGGGGAGACGTTGCTGTTCCTCCTGGATCACTCGGGAGTCCAGGTCTCGACGGGGTCGGCGTGCCAGGCAGGGATCGCCGAGCCGAGCCATGTGGTGCTGGCCCTCGGGTACGGCGACCGCGAGGCGCGCTCCGTCCTCCGGATCACCCTCGGGCGCTCGAGCACCACCGACGATGTGGATGCCTTCCTCGCGGCTCTTCCCGAGGCGCATCGCCGAGCCGCGGCATCCAGCGCTCGTGCGGCTGCACGCTCGTAG
- a CDS encoding maltotransferase domain-containing protein → MASQISPASVRSSAEIPLRPAKATRRDAGIRNGRIPIASHRPSVPGGRFAPTAFVGEAVPFTVAAFREGHDSIGVHVRLTSPSGTATLHRLHPLDDGFDTWQVQVAPLEQGTWKFRFETFGDDYATWRHAADVKIAAGVDPILMRETGARLFDRAAAEKTRPSDERTALMAAARALRDDTVDDAAALIVVRDPGIARFFADRPAISLHTVHEDNVLVVERERAGVGAWYEFFPRSEGAVRMPDGSVRSGTFRTAAERLPAVAGMGFDVLYLPPIHPIGEVNRKGPNNTLDAAPGDPGSPWAIGSAAGGHDAVHPDLGTLDDFRFFVAAAQAQGLEVALDLALQAAPDHPWVTEHPEWFTTLPDGSIAFAENPPKKYQDIYPVNFDNDPDGIRAEVLRVVRHWIRQGVTIFRVDNPHTKPLQFWEWLIRTVNAEHPDVVFLAEAFTRPMPMRALAQSGFQQSYSYFTWRNTKEELEEFFASISDETADFMRPNLFVNTPDILTEYLQFGGRSAYRIRAALAATAGGSYGVYAGYELYENVARPGSEENIDNEKYEYKIRDWAAAEAAGDSLAPFLRRLNEIRRAHPALRQLRGLHLQGTDDDAILAYVKHLPGALTPTGESDTIIVVVNVDPHSARETTVHVDSELWGLPRGHDYDVEDLLTGARWTWNEHNYVRLDAFAEPVHILHVKARS, encoded by the coding sequence GTGGCCTCACAGATCTCCCCCGCTTCCGTCCGCAGCTCCGCAGAGATCCCCCTCCGCCCGGCGAAGGCGACACGAAGGGATGCCGGCATCCGCAATGGCCGCATCCCGATCGCCTCTCATCGCCCCAGTGTCCCCGGCGGCCGGTTCGCGCCGACGGCTTTCGTCGGCGAAGCAGTGCCGTTCACGGTCGCCGCCTTCCGCGAAGGGCACGACAGCATCGGCGTGCACGTCCGGCTTACTTCTCCTTCCGGAACCGCGACCCTTCACCGGCTCCACCCGCTCGACGACGGGTTCGACACCTGGCAGGTGCAGGTCGCACCGCTGGAGCAGGGCACGTGGAAGTTCCGCTTCGAGACCTTCGGCGACGACTACGCGACGTGGCGTCACGCCGCCGATGTGAAGATCGCCGCGGGAGTCGACCCCATCCTGATGCGCGAAACGGGTGCACGCCTGTTCGATCGCGCTGCGGCCGAGAAGACCCGGCCCTCCGACGAACGGACCGCTCTGATGGCGGCCGCCCGGGCGCTCCGCGACGACACCGTGGACGACGCGGCGGCGCTCATCGTCGTCCGTGATCCGGGTATCGCGCGCTTCTTCGCCGACCGTCCCGCGATCTCACTGCACACCGTCCACGAAGACAACGTCCTCGTGGTCGAACGGGAGCGGGCCGGAGTGGGCGCCTGGTACGAGTTCTTCCCGCGTTCCGAAGGAGCGGTACGGATGCCGGACGGGAGCGTCCGCAGCGGGACGTTCCGCACGGCGGCTGAACGCCTTCCTGCCGTCGCCGGCATGGGGTTCGACGTGCTGTATCTGCCCCCGATCCACCCGATCGGCGAAGTCAACCGCAAGGGACCGAACAACACCCTCGACGCCGCGCCCGGCGACCCCGGCTCACCGTGGGCGATCGGCTCCGCGGCGGGCGGACACGACGCCGTCCATCCGGACCTCGGCACGCTCGACGACTTCCGGTTCTTCGTCGCGGCGGCACAGGCTCAGGGTCTCGAGGTCGCGCTCGATCTCGCCCTGCAGGCCGCGCCCGATCACCCGTGGGTGACCGAGCACCCGGAGTGGTTCACGACGCTCCCGGACGGCTCGATCGCCTTCGCGGAGAACCCGCCGAAGAAGTATCAGGACATCTATCCCGTCAACTTCGACAACGACCCGGACGGCATCCGTGCGGAGGTCCTCCGGGTGGTCCGTCACTGGATCCGTCAGGGCGTCACCATCTTCCGGGTCGACAACCCGCACACGAAGCCCCTCCAGTTCTGGGAGTGGCTCATCCGGACGGTGAATGCCGAACATCCCGATGTCGTCTTCCTGGCGGAGGCGTTCACGCGTCCGATGCCGATGCGGGCACTCGCACAGAGCGGCTTCCAGCAGAGCTACTCCTACTTCACGTGGCGGAACACGAAAGAGGAACTCGAGGAGTTCTTTGCCTCCATCTCGGACGAGACCGCCGACTTCATGCGGCCGAACCTGTTCGTGAACACGCCGGACATCCTCACGGAGTACCTGCAGTTTGGCGGTCGCTCGGCGTACCGCATCCGTGCCGCGTTGGCGGCGACCGCGGGCGGTAGCTACGGCGTCTACGCAGGCTACGAGTTGTACGAGAACGTGGCCCGACCGGGCTCCGAGGAGAACATCGACAACGAGAAGTACGAGTACAAGATCCGCGACTGGGCGGCAGCCGAGGCCGCCGGCGACTCGCTCGCACCGTTCTTGCGACGCCTCAACGAGATCCGTCGCGCGCATCCCGCCCTCCGTCAGCTGCGCGGTCTCCACCTCCAGGGCACCGACGACGATGCGATCCTCGCCTACGTCAAGCACCTGCCCGGAGCCCTCACGCCCACCGGCGAATCCGACACGATCATCGTGGTCGTCAACGTCGACCCGCACTCGGCCCGTGAGACGACGGTGCACGTCGACTCCGAGCTCTGGGGTCTCCCCCGCGGGCACGACTACGACGTCGAGGATCTCCTCACCGGCGCTCGCTGGACCTGGAATGAACACAACTACGTCCGACTCGACGCGTTCGCCGAACCCGTCCACATCCTCCACGTGAAGGCACGCTCATGA
- a CDS encoding DUF4166 domain-containing protein, with amino-acid sequence MTTDDAGAPASVYQRALGSTFAELSPALQRYFGEIPAGHVGVGEGVYDIVGSRYRRRAASLLRWSARHEVLFPEIGRDIPFVIENRPLTGRLAGSRWFGFPGRVRVMRDTMHTAGDEIVERLGRRGGLEVRLTPRVEDGGMVLRSRGLAWRVRGIRVPLPRVAAVEVRESEDPAEAGRQRVDVRLRMLLLGEVFRYSGSFAYRIVPEDDTVAAVSPALPTLSMWLTQNSPH; translated from the coding sequence GTGACCACCGACGACGCGGGAGCCCCGGCATCCGTCTACCAACGCGCCCTCGGCTCGACGTTCGCGGAGCTGTCTCCGGCGCTCCAGCGCTACTTCGGGGAGATCCCCGCGGGCCATGTCGGTGTCGGTGAGGGCGTCTACGACATCGTCGGCTCGCGCTACCGGCGTCGGGCCGCGTCGCTCCTGCGCTGGTCCGCGCGCCATGAGGTGCTCTTTCCCGAGATCGGGCGGGACATCCCTTTCGTCATCGAGAACCGACCGCTCACGGGGCGGCTCGCCGGATCCCGATGGTTCGGCTTCCCCGGACGAGTCCGGGTCATGCGCGACACGATGCACACCGCGGGCGACGAGATCGTCGAACGCCTCGGCCGCCGCGGCGGGCTGGAGGTGCGTCTCACGCCCCGCGTGGAGGACGGCGGCATGGTGCTCCGCTCCCGGGGGCTCGCCTGGCGAGTGCGCGGCATCCGTGTGCCGCTTCCGCGCGTCGCCGCAGTGGAGGTCCGCGAGAGCGAGGACCCCGCCGAGGCCGGTCGACAGCGCGTCGACGTCCGCCTCCGGATGCTGCTCCTCGGCGAGGTGTTCCGCTACTCGGGCTCGTTCGCTTACCGCATCGTGCCCGAGGACGACACCGTCGCGGCGGTGTCGCCGGCTCTCCCTACACTGTCGATGTGGCTGACGCAGAACTCCCCGCACTGA
- a CDS encoding DUF1731 domain-containing protein — translation MSASPPRAVVAGAGGFIGEALVASLADDGYDVASIGRSSRVRWDDPDAVAAAVDGADLLINLAGKSVDCRYTDANRDAILNSRVDTTRALHEAVAAASVPPRLWMNASTATIYRHAMDRPNSESIGELGTGFSVDVAKAWERTFFAGDLPGTRRVALRLAIVVGDGPATRMLLALARTGLGGPQHDGWVPPHRRYRGIGEDPTGDRPPWHRTRGRQRFSWVHIDDVVDAVRFIDRRDDIAGVVNVAVPEASDNRTLMRDLRDVVGMPVGMPSLRWMLELAMWVLRTEPELILKSRWVVPERLLAAGFRFTRTDLREALASVERGRKIRRRRERQTPSERS, via the coding sequence ATGAGCGCCTCCCCACCCCGTGCCGTCGTCGCCGGAGCCGGCGGATTCATCGGCGAGGCCCTGGTGGCGTCGCTGGCCGACGACGGCTACGACGTCGCCTCGATCGGACGCTCGTCGCGCGTGCGGTGGGACGATCCGGACGCCGTCGCCGCGGCCGTCGACGGCGCGGATCTCCTCATCAATCTCGCCGGAAAGTCCGTGGACTGCCGGTACACCGACGCCAATCGTGATGCGATCCTGAACTCCCGCGTCGACACGACGCGCGCTCTGCACGAGGCAGTGGCCGCGGCATCCGTGCCGCCTCGGTTGTGGATGAACGCATCGACAGCGACGATCTACCGCCACGCGATGGACCGCCCGAACAGCGAGTCGATCGGCGAACTCGGCACGGGCTTCTCGGTCGACGTCGCGAAAGCCTGGGAGCGCACGTTCTTCGCGGGCGACCTCCCCGGTACGCGCCGCGTCGCCCTCCGTCTCGCCATCGTCGTCGGCGACGGTCCCGCCACCCGAATGCTCCTGGCCCTCGCCCGCACCGGGCTCGGCGGGCCCCAGCACGATGGGTGGGTGCCGCCGCACCGTCGCTATCGCGGCATCGGCGAGGACCCGACGGGCGACCGCCCGCCGTGGCATCGCACGCGGGGTCGTCAGCGGTTCAGCTGGGTGCACATCGACGACGTCGTGGACGCCGTCCGCTTCATCGATCGCCGAGACGACATCGCCGGCGTGGTCAACGTCGCGGTGCCCGAGGCATCCGACAACCGGACGCTCATGCGCGATCTGCGCGACGTCGTCGGGATGCCGGTGGGCATGCCGTCACTGCGATGGATGCTCGAGCTCGCGATGTGGGTGCTGCGGACCGAACCGGAACTCATTCTCAAGAGCCGGTGGGTCGTCCCCGAGCGCCTGCTCGCCGCGGGGTTCCGGTTCACGCGGACCGACCTGCGCGAGGCACTCGCCAGCGTCGAGCGGGGACGGAAGATCAGGCGTCGACGGGAACGGCAGACACCGTCCGAGCGATCGTGA
- the mnmA gene encoding tRNA 2-thiouridine(34) synthase MnmA yields MRVLAAMSGGVDSAVAAARAVDAGHDVVGVHLALSRAGGTLRTGSRGCCTIEDALDARRAADLLGIPFYVWDFSERFRDDVIDDFISEYRAGRTPNPCMRCNEKIKFAALLERALELGFDAVCTGHYATLIDGPEGRELHRASDEAKDQSYVLGVLTEEQLAHTYFPLGTTPSKAVVRAEAAERGLTVAQKPDSHDICFIPDGDTRGWLAEKVGAEQGDVLDRDGAVVGRHEGAHAFTVGQRRGLQLGVPAPDGKPRFVLEVRPVSNTVVVGPKEALATAEISGERHSWAGRAPADGTFDCHVQIRAHADPVPARATVEGGSVTVVPEDPFDGVAPGQTAVLYDGTRVIGQFTIARTVSAVPVDA; encoded by the coding sequence ATGCGTGTACTAGCGGCGATGAGCGGTGGGGTCGATTCGGCGGTCGCCGCGGCCCGGGCCGTGGACGCCGGACACGACGTCGTCGGCGTGCACCTCGCCCTCTCCCGTGCCGGGGGCACCCTCCGCACCGGCAGCCGTGGATGCTGCACCATTGAGGACGCCCTCGACGCGCGACGCGCGGCGGACCTCCTCGGCATCCCCTTCTACGTCTGGGACTTCTCGGAACGCTTCCGGGACGATGTCATCGACGACTTCATCAGCGAGTACCGCGCGGGGCGGACGCCCAACCCCTGCATGCGCTGCAACGAGAAGATCAAGTTCGCTGCCCTCCTCGAGCGCGCCCTCGAGCTCGGTTTCGACGCCGTCTGCACGGGGCATTACGCGACCCTCATCGACGGACCAGAGGGGCGTGAGCTCCACCGCGCCTCGGACGAGGCGAAGGACCAGTCCTACGTGCTCGGAGTGCTGACCGAGGAGCAACTCGCGCACACCTACTTCCCGCTCGGTACGACGCCATCGAAGGCCGTGGTGCGCGCGGAGGCGGCTGAGCGCGGCCTCACGGTCGCGCAGAAGCCCGACAGTCACGACATCTGCTTCATCCCCGACGGCGATACCCGTGGGTGGTTGGCGGAGAAGGTCGGTGCCGAGCAGGGCGACGTGCTCGACCGGGATGGCGCCGTCGTCGGCCGCCACGAGGGCGCCCACGCGTTCACCGTCGGCCAGCGGCGCGGGTTGCAGCTCGGCGTTCCCGCCCCCGACGGCAAGCCGCGGTTCGTCCTCGAAGTGCGACCCGTGTCGAACACCGTCGTCGTGGGGCCGAAGGAAGCGCTTGCGACCGCCGAGATCTCGGGCGAACGCCACAGCTGGGCCGGCCGGGCGCCGGCTGACGGCACCTTCGACTGTCACGTGCAGATCCGTGCCCACGCCGATCCGGTCCCCGCGCGGGCGACGGTCGAGGGCGGGTCGGTGACGGTCGTCCCGGAAGATCCGTTCGACGGCGTCGCCCCGGGGCAGACGGCCGTCCTCTACGACGGGACGCGCGTCATCGGGCAGTTCACGATCGCTCGGACGGTGTCTGCCGTTCCCGTCGACGCCTGA
- the glgX gene encoding glycogen debranching protein GlgX gives MISASADPTTAASDSPAPGLLSDAYDRLGVQLHDGVGTLRIWSGDATGVELVVFDADDADWIVDILPLLSVGDGVWEVTTPQLRPGARYSVRVDGPHGPGMTFNPATLLIDPYARGLASPGIHSWRSVVVDEGFDWGGVRKPATPLDRTVIYEAHVKGLTKRHPGVPAALHGTYAALAHPAMIEHYRSLGVTAVELLPIHAFASEPRLLQLGLTNYWGYNSVGFFAPHAAYATAAAQAEGPSAVLRELKGMVKLLHEAGIEVILDVVYNHTSEQGLGEPRSSFRGIDNRGYYRQTDDGTYVDVTGCGNSVNTSTDAAARLVLDSLRYWANEVQVDGFRFDLAPTLGRDAAHSFAADHPLLRAIVDDPALADVKMIAEPWDVGMGGWQTGAFGEGWSEWNDRYRDRVRNFWLSDIDYSRRADVTPVGIGGFATRLAGSANTFSADRGPLASVNFVTAHDGFTLHDLVSYDVKRNEANGEHGRDGADTNRSFNHGFEGPTDDECILATRRRAMRNLLGTLLLSAGVPMVTAGDEIGRTQHGNNNAYCHDSALTWYDWTLEPWQEDLRAHVAALTRIRRENPALRPVRFAHAEKVVPSASVIDWYDETGETMSIDQWTDPSHRTLQYDAQSTPEHEAPNRTLLVVHGREQGTDITLPALQGVRRFVTLWSSADERPCTDATVRLPGETFHAAGTSMYLFRAE, from the coding sequence ATGATCTCCGCCTCGGCCGACCCGACGACCGCGGCGTCCGACTCCCCTGCCCCGGGGCTCCTCTCGGACGCCTACGACCGACTCGGCGTGCAGCTGCACGACGGGGTCGGAACGCTCCGCATCTGGTCGGGCGACGCCACCGGCGTCGAGCTCGTCGTGTTCGACGCCGACGATGCCGACTGGATCGTCGACATCCTCCCTCTCCTGTCCGTCGGCGACGGCGTCTGGGAGGTGACGACGCCGCAGCTGCGTCCGGGGGCGCGCTACAGCGTGCGCGTCGACGGGCCGCACGGGCCGGGCATGACCTTCAATCCCGCGACCCTCCTCATCGACCCCTACGCGCGGGGGCTCGCGAGCCCCGGCATCCACTCCTGGCGTTCCGTCGTCGTCGACGAAGGCTTCGACTGGGGCGGTGTCCGAAAGCCCGCCACGCCGCTCGATCGGACGGTGATCTACGAGGCGCACGTCAAGGGCCTCACGAAGCGGCATCCGGGCGTTCCGGCGGCTCTCCACGGGACGTACGCAGCGCTGGCGCACCCCGCCATGATCGAGCACTACCGGAGCCTCGGCGTCACCGCCGTCGAACTGCTCCCGATCCACGCGTTCGCCAGCGAACCGCGCCTTCTGCAACTGGGTCTCACCAACTATTGGGGATACAACTCCGTCGGCTTCTTCGCGCCGCACGCCGCCTATGCGACGGCCGCAGCCCAGGCCGAGGGGCCGAGCGCCGTGCTCCGGGAGCTGAAGGGCATGGTGAAGCTCCTGCACGAGGCCGGCATCGAGGTGATCCTCGACGTCGTCTACAACCACACGTCCGAGCAGGGTCTCGGCGAGCCGCGCTCCAGCTTCCGCGGCATCGACAACCGTGGCTACTACCGCCAGACCGACGACGGCACCTACGTCGACGTGACCGGCTGCGGCAATTCGGTGAACACATCGACGGATGCCGCTGCCCGCCTCGTCCTGGACTCGCTCCGATACTGGGCGAACGAGGTGCAGGTCGACGGGTTCCGATTCGACCTCGCGCCCACGCTCGGGCGGGATGCGGCGCACTCCTTCGCCGCGGATCACCCTCTGCTGCGTGCGATCGTCGACGACCCGGCACTCGCTGACGTCAAGATGATCGCGGAGCCGTGGGACGTCGGCATGGGTGGCTGGCAGACGGGCGCCTTCGGCGAGGGGTGGAGCGAGTGGAACGACCGCTACCGCGACCGCGTCCGGAACTTCTGGTTGAGCGACATCGACTACTCGCGACGCGCCGACGTGACTCCCGTCGGCATCGGCGGATTCGCGACCCGTCTGGCGGGGTCCGCGAACACGTTCAGCGCCGACCGCGGACCGCTGGCGAGCGTCAACTTCGTCACGGCCCACGACGGCTTCACGCTCCACGATCTGGTCTCCTACGACGTCAAGCGCAACGAGGCGAACGGTGAGCACGGGCGGGACGGCGCGGACACCAACCGCTCGTTCAACCACGGTTTCGAGGGCCCGACCGACGACGAGTGCATCCTGGCGACGCGGCGACGCGCGATGCGAAACCTCCTGGGCACGCTCCTGCTGTCCGCCGGAGTGCCGATGGTGACCGCAGGGGACGAGATCGGCCGGACCCAGCACGGCAACAACAACGCCTACTGCCACGACTCCGCCCTCACCTGGTACGACTGGACGCTCGAGCCGTGGCAGGAGGACCTGCGCGCGCACGTGGCGGCGCTGACCCGCATCCGACGGGAGAACCCCGCTCTTCGACCCGTCCGGTTCGCCCACGCCGAGAAGGTCGTTCCCAGTGCGTCCGTGATCGACTGGTACGACGAGACCGGTGAGACCATGTCGATCGACCAGTGGACGGACCCGTCCCATCGCACGCTGCAATACGACGCGCAGTCGACCCCGGAGCACGAAGCTCCCAACAGGACCCTGCTCGTCGTCCACGGCCGGGAGCAGGGCACGGACATCACCCTCCCCGCGCTTCAGGGCGTCCGGCGCTTCGTCACGCTGTGGTCGAGCGCCGACGAGCGGCCGTGCACGGATGCGACCGTGCGTCTGCCCGGTGAGACGTTCCACGCGGCGGGCACGTCAATGTACCTGTTCCGGGCCGAGTGA